Proteins from a genomic interval of Fusarium oxysporum Fo47 chromosome I, complete sequence:
- a CDS encoding RNA polymerase III subunit RPC82-domain-containing protein — translation MLVTKHAAELCALLVNDLHGELPSRILNALLTKGRSTIAQLAQHTSLTPRYLRNGIAVLIQQNLLYHHTDANTDITYYQADADACYNLVRSGKILNVIENQYGIAERELAQTLMQLGHARIADLSQAFGSRAPKLNGHTNGEHKTHDGLIESESHLNSVLVRLIRAEIVETVRPESFRNPRDVYREIEDEVTKPRPGEKVTKGKIEAQREVIERSRTYRDQSKTLKRQLDMSGGPKPKRRKLVNGATQNGHGYDAPKLNPNVVVKINYERCLVELRNQRLAELATEMLGEVTGEVYRTVLDLLTSDSPRCQSDPLLDEVTPGQQPTVTTIDIFEHLDENINVQNGIGKTPRDKIDSQSAERIRETAPESDDDSDDSDAGPPGRRKTFDVDDEDDEWADDNHDGTANGEQENKVRFEDATNGNDTRISQMRRHLLLLAESKYPFIRHCGMYGRGQWTVDFSRLVGKLREIELDAIIEQSHGRHGLRLTRILREKGKLDEKMLPAAALMKKGDVQGKMLAMQMAGIVDVQEVPKDSSRLANRTLFFWYFDKERTQTQALDDIYKAMLRCLQTLEVERHKERNILSFVERKDVQGKEEEVMTAEHYNKYNRHLGVQDKLLGQVMRLDELVSVLRDY, via the exons ATGCTCGTT ACAAAACACGCCGCTGAGCTTTGTGCTCTCCTAGTTAATGATCTCCATGGCGAACTTCCTTCG CGAATCTTGAATGCACTACTCACCAAAGGCCGGTCGACCATTGCGCAACTGGCCCAACACACGTCTCTCACGCCGCGATACTTACGAAATGGCATCGCTGTTCTGATACAGCAAAACCTTCTTTACCACCACACAGACGCTAATACCGACATCACGTACTACCAAGCCGATGCTGATGCCTGTTATAACCTTGTACGATCAGGGAAGATTCTAAATGTGATTGAGAATCAATATGGCATCGCGGAGCGGGAACTCGCCCAGACTCTGATGCAACTGGGCCATGCCCGAATCGCGGATCTTTCTCAGGCTTTCGGGTCGAGGGCGCCCAAGCTCAATGGACATACCAACGGTGAACATAAAACCCACGATGGCCTCATCGAATCAGAAAGTCACCTGAACTCTGTCCTTGTTCGCCTGATTCGAGCAGAAATCGTCGAGACTGTTCGGCCCGAAAGCTTCCGGAACCCTAGGGATGTCTATCGTGAGATCGAAGACGAAGTCACCAAACCTCGACCAGGCGAAAAGGTCACCAAAGGAAAGATCGAGGCTCAGCGCGAGGTCATCGAACGCTCTAGAACATATAGAGACCAGTCAAAGACTTTGAAGCGTCAGCTTGACATGAGCGGAGGTCCCAAGCCAAAGAGACGGAAACTTGTTAATGGAGCAACGCAAAATGGTCATGGATACGATGCTCCAAAACTGAAC CCCAATGTGGTGGTCAAGATAAACTACGAAAGATGCTTGGTTGAGCTGCGGAACCAGAGACTTGCAGAACTCGCAACAGAAATGCTTGGGGAAGTCACTGGTGAAGTTTACCGCACAGTGCTCGATCTTTTAACTTCAGATTCTCCAAGGTGCCAGTCTGACCCTCTACTCGATGAAGTGACTCCTGGACAACAACCAACTGTGACAACTATCGACATATTTGAGCACCTGGACGAAAATATCAACGTACAAAATGGGATCGGCAAAACTCCAAGAGATAAAATTGACTCACAGAGTGCTGAAAGGATAAGGGAGACAGCGCCGGAGTCAGATGACGATTCTGACGATTCAGATGCCGGTCCTCCCGGTCGAAGAAAGACGTttgacgttgacgatgaagatgatgaatggGCTGACGACAACCATGATGGTACAGCTAATGGGGAACAAGAAAACAAAGTAAGATTTGAAGATGCTACGAATGGAAACGATACTCGAATCTCCCAGATGCgccgtcatcttcttctcctcgcaGAAAGCAAGTATCCGTTCATCCGTCACTGTGGGATGTACGGCCGCGGGCAATGGACAGTGGATTTTAGTCGCCTTGTAGGCAAGCTGCGGGAAATCGAACTGGACGCTATTATTGAACAATCCCACGGCCGCCATGGTCTACGCTTGACCCGCATTCTCCGAGAAAAGGGCAAGCTTGACGAGAAGATGCTTCCAGCCGCCGCACTCATGAAGAAGGGTGACGTACAAGGCAAAATGCTTGCGATGCAGATGGCAGGTATAGTGGATGTTCAAGAAGTGCCTAAGGATAGCAGTCGACTTGCCAATCGAacgctcttcttctggtacttTGACAAAGAGCGAACCCAAACGCAGGCACTGGATGACATTTACAAGGCTATGCTCCGGTGCCTTCAAACCTTAGAGGTGGAGCGCCACAAGGAACGAAATATTCTTTCGTTTGTTGAGAGGAAGGACGTGCAAGGCAAAGAAGAGGAGGTCATGACCGCAGAGCATTACAACAAGTACAACAGGCATCTGGGAGTGCAGGACAAGCTTCTCGGTCAAGTCATGAGGTTAGATGAGTTGGTATCTGTGCTTCGTGATTATTGA